One Perca flavescens isolate YP-PL-M2 chromosome 5, PFLA_1.0, whole genome shotgun sequence genomic window, ACACTCGATGATAGGGTTGGAGGAATTCATTTTGAACAAATTTTCATAAATGACCGCAGCTTCGTCATGAACTGATCAGTCTTGGGGGATCAAAATCCCATTTGATTTAAGGTGCACCTCATACCCCTTATTTGTTAGCTCCTCAACTCCTCagtcctcggctgaaccggaagttgttctgtctctcctcggtgcaggccgtctcaaagctcttatttctgccccgaggagcgagcattgaggagggatcatcgaggagctatAACTTctaatttccaccggttgcggaACGGCTCTGTGCTCTGcagtccgtcaatacccaccaggtccggatttgttgtggaacagctgcagccatgactgacagctgaagtcacgaggacccaacgagatctcgcaaattcacgtagaatagaaccacaaaacaacaaaacagttagtttccatccagaggagtagaggggaaactactctgtgctgtgttttcaaggtgtagtgcagggaaatatgatccgccgtgagcacggtgtattttatttagaaaattaaccggatgttttattttgtatctgaattgctgcggagctctccggcgtatTGCAAAactagaagctctgcgtatctgctgcgcagggctgcggaccgccggagctgggacgcagtcggaacgcagccgttctgcagtcagtggaaatacacacactgactttaatggaaacctaatgactccgcagccgttccgcaaacTGTGGAAATTGGTTGGTAAGCGAGGACacccggaagccgtgcagctgaaggagttgctaactccgcccaaacagctgacaaattcatgtgacgcttcagaggaaaggacgtctcccGCTAAAACCATATTTgctcgtttcctctctcctcccttgaCTTCCTTGTGTCTCTCCCGTGCCTCCTCgatgggagggactaagacatgaggaagggaggcaagtggaagagtcagggatgcaatttaagggcTATTGGATGCACCTATAGTAACTTTCTTAGTCTATattgacgacgtttcatttccgggattgttcaggtactgctggaaattccgccggatatCACTAATTTTTTGccagatgtccattaccttcacCTTCACCATCACcacctctttctctgtgttggcgttctaaactctggtggatttatgaggactatggttaactgctcgtcagatctctgcagggtaaatccagacagctagctagactatctgtctaatctgagttttctgttgcacgactaaaacaacctttgaacgtacacacgttccaccaaaacaagttccttcccgaggctattttgcagaggcaccgttgctccgtcatcccaagacgattgtgattggtttaaagaaatgccaataaaccagagcacgtttatctcccatcccagaatgctgtgtggactagccagactgtGTCCAatgcaatgcaagactacagtATAACTCTCTAAACCACAAATAGGAACTCTTAACTCTGTTCACTTgttatgtttttctcttttggaCCATACCGTAGACGTCACTGAAAGTGGCGTCCACGTCGTCGGGGATGCCGCTCCAGTCCTGCATGCTGCGCGGGTAAACGGACTCGACCCGGTTCTCGCGGGCGCTGAACCTCCAGTAGCTGCCTGACTTGAAGAAGTAGGTGTTGTAGTTGGAGTCGTCCCCCCAGCGCAGCGCCGCCTGGATCCCGGACACCGACAGACCCAAACTCCTGATGGACTCCGGCCCTCTGATTTGGGTCTCAGCATCGAACACCCAGTAGTTCTCCCctgcccagagagagagagagagagagagagagagagagatggtgaaaAATGGACGACATTCAACTCTTGTTGGTAAGTTTCTGTTTGTTGTGtcgcttaaagctatagtgcgtagtttctgtcgcccccatgaggaattcttagtaatgacaacaaaactgtcggcgcgtccacatgatacaagccttccgtgattgcgcacCCCAGCCTCCACTCCCTCCTCCACctagttgctagtagccaaggaggacacagatgattaaaaaaacatgatggactctttattcattatcattatcttcactcaagtttttATGCGGGAAAGTTgccagacgccacaatcttctgaacatagccatactgagaaatccagagagagttgtgtggagctgatactcttaattagctttgtagcaactcatttggcaatggcttgaatgtaacgggcattcattaatatcaaaaagttacgaaCTAAAGCTTTAATCAGAAATTAGTTTCCAAAAATTGGGATACTGTCTTGTCTCTAGCTCTATTTTCCTCCAGGAAAATGTTAAGCCAAGGTAGTAGAACACTAGTCTGGTTACAGATGTTGGCAGAGCTGTGCAGCTTCAGAGATCTTGCGTTGTCATCTTCCTACATTGCTTCCTAGCTACATTCATGTAAATAGCGCCAGGTAAATGGTCCCAAAAATGGAGACAAGTGCAGATGGGATCAATGCAGTTAGAAGTTCTTGTAAGTGAATTTACAGATATAAAAACTTCCACAATCGTATACATTATTTATAACAAACAAGATTTAGCTGGTTttgctgctaaaaaaaaaatcagggagTGAATCTTTAAATGGAAACTTAAAAGTATCAGTGATAAAATGATCTGTTCCATGTCAAAACAGTGCAGGCATAActtttgtttgaaaaaacaaaGCTCTTTGGTTCCCAATAAAGTTTTCATCCCATTTCTTTTTTGCTCATGTCTTTTTTCAGACTGATCAGTTGGAGCAGCAGTGATGCTCAGTGGAGACAACCGAAAGTCAGAGGTTGAAGCCCGACAGCATTGAGCAAGATAAGAGCATTAGCTAAAGGTAAAGTTggctcataataataataataataataataataagtgtttaTCACATCAAGACAATGTACCTGGTGAGGTAGAAATATAGTTAACTGTTCTcaaataattataaaataaaccTTTTGGCCTTCACAGTGAGGATGGTAATATGCAACCCACATCTGGTTGAAACAAATACTATTGCACATGCTACTGCACCTTAACCACATCTAAAGGAAATACTCACAGAAAGAGTTCATTGCAATAATTTCACGGCTCTGTGTTAATTAACATTTTACACCAGTTTAAACATGCCTAAGAGTGCATAATACTTAATGATCCTACGCTCACATGAAACCATAAAACCCATAACAGCAGAGCTCAAACGTCCTCGCTGCCCACCTTGAAAGAACCAAATATTCCCAGACTTGTCTTCAAAGGCGGCGTCAATGTTGTCGGGAATCCCCCTCCAGTGACGGGATGCCAGCGCTGGGTAACCGCTCTGCAGATGCCCGTCCCTGATCCGCCAAACGTAGCCCGACTTAAAGAAGAACAGCTCCCCTCGGATTATAGACACGGCATCAAAGTCCGTCTGGCAGGCGTCGGGCTGGAAATGAGACGGATCACGTAAGCGTAAAGTTTCTCACAAGAGGGGTTTTTATTGCAGTGGGATGCAGTGTGTTAAGGAACCGTTTTATTGTCTCAAAAGGATCCCAAAATAAAGTAGAGGTCCAGTGTAAATCCTCTCAGTTACAAGTTTTACAAGAGAAAATTATCTGAAGTGGAACCTTATCCATGAGACTTTTGTCTTTGACCCTCATTTATCATCCGTGGTTCAAAAACACATTCTTGTATGATGTGGTGCAGAGATATTCACTCCATTTAAGTGGCGTTAGAACCACAGAAACCACTAACTCTTATGAGAGACTGCTGGTTGcaattcatatttttgttcttgtcaacaaatcccataaaattaaaaacaagttttccttctttctctgtgtcacagagctccattgttgttcaaaacacatcaatgagccacactatTGCAACgtgtgacatgttccttcattaccatgaacaaacgcacactgtagtttattttgactcaatcccaAATACACCGCCCAGCTGCCAGAAATACTGACTAGAACACCAAAtctgctgaaaatagtccccaaaaactaaaaatatattacaaaaaaatattttgataaaaactacagtgaccagctgttttaggaaatcaCTGAgactaaaaaaaagaagaaaaaaactgtttgtgAGGTATTTTAAAGATGTACGTCTTCAGTAGGAATCAATGGGCTTGGAGCTGAAAGCCACAGactgtcagaaaatagtgaaaacgGACTAACACATCGTTGGTTTTgatcttttcatgggatttgttgataaCAAGACAAAGTTTCTACAGACCTACTAATGCACTCTGGGCCCGTTTGCCTCTGACATTGCCAGTTATtttgggctgttttttttttttagcgtgTCACTCCACGATTGGTTTTTGAAATGTTGCATCAGCTCCACTCACATTCTGAAGGATCTCATTGGTCTCTGGGTTTGATGGTGGCGGAGGCGGGGGCGGTGGCGAGGGCAGGACTTGCGGATGAGCTCCGTACAGGTACTGGATGCCTCGCTTGTCATCCACGCTCAGCCTCAGCGGGTAGGAGAAGGAGTAGTATGCCGACATGATGGCTCCTGGCTCGCTGGAGTGCTGCAGGCCCAGGACGTGCCCAAACTCATGGGCAGCAACCTGGAGAAGGTCTGTGCCTGCAGGGGCGGGTAGAGAAGACTCAGAGGGTGCAAAACCACACCTGGTTCAAATGGGGTCTGAAAATAGTTTGTTTTGACCTGCTTTAAGTGGCAGACGGCGGTATTTTGTTACCTGACACGATGAAGTGATACAGAGTCATCAAAAAGTACCTTGCTGCTTCCTCTCCCTACTGCTCATATCCCCGTttccagtggtgaaatgtaactaagtacattaactcaagtactgtactcaagtacaaatttgaggtacttgtactttacttcagtctattcttttcatgctactttcttcttctacttcactacatttcagagagaaatatgcaTATGCATTGCATTTCTTACTCCACTACAGTAATCTGACAgccttagttactttacaaactTTATAAGTTactataacaaaatattttttttttataaaatacaaggttgtattataaattaaactacccaacaatatacaggcttacaagtacagctgaaatgattagacgatTAAAaccttagttgattgacagaactgtttggattgtttcTGCATTCAGTACTTTTGCTTTTACAGTAATAGGCTACTTAAAGTCatgttcctgatgatacttaaatacttttacttaagtaacattttccctgcaaggacttttacttgtaacagagtatttttacagtgtggttttagtacttttacttaaaggtgcagtaggtaaaacttataaaactaactttctttcatatttgctgaaactgactctatgttccagtagaactacatgacgcaggtaataacaaaaaaacaactgttcagatacaccaatcagggccaggggtggtgtctaactgcatgtcaatcactgctcatgcacacacatttattctcccttgtggggggaggggcttaggagaccgttttgggctttagcagaaaggggggagggactgagaagttgtcgatgttcaaattttttggctaagtcctggatcttcacaatcctacctacagcaacTCTAAGTAAAtgatctaaatacttcttccaccactggccaTTTCCCTGTCTATGTCCTGATAAAGTCTCTTGTTACAGATATGTCCGATGTATTTGACTTCTTTGTTGTCCTTGTCTTAAACTCTATGTCTAATTCTTAAACTGAGAGAAACTTAAAACCAGAGTCAAATTTCTTGTATTGACATGCTTGGGCAATACATTTGTATCTGTATTTTCAAGTATTGTCTTTTGAGATCTGTTCTGTTATtgtatttgatttatttctttatgtTCTACTAAACAGTTCAAAACAGTTTGAACCCCTCTCCTCTGGTAGGGGGCTGTGGTCCCTCGGCAGTAAGCCTCATCAACAACTGACTCAAAATTCCCTAAGTGTACTTATTatggcaataaaaccttttttttattctgattctaaaagcaataaaaagtcaaatagtcaaaaagaaaaatatccgaactaaaaatctgttttctctttctttcaggCAAAACACTAACCCATGTGGTTTCCGAGGGTCCATGACTCGTCGTAGTCAAAGTGAACGTCGCCCTGTCGGTGTGTTTTTGGGAAGAAGGCGTGAGCGAGAATCCCGCCCGGGCCATCAAAAGGAAGGTTGTCTCCGTGCCAGTACCTGCAGGTCCGTAAATCAAACACTCTCTGATGCACTCTGAAGGCTTAAAGTGTGATGATTGTAaatcaaactttttttccaTCAGCGTTACAGATGATAAAACAATGTCAACAAGTATTGAACAGTCTCACTGAGAATCATTTTTTACCAGAACCCAAGGTGACATATTGAAATTGCTctttttgtccgaccaacaatccaaaaacaacaaatattaacattttgaAAGCTGGATTCAGAGAATATTTGTCATttatgatttttaaatcaaatgatTTGATTAATTTGACTAATTTTAAATGTGTCACCCCTTCAATAAAGCTTGAAAAACCAACATAATTCAATAAAAGTTTATCAGTTGAGTCAAAAGTCAAACTCAATACATTTCATTAAATAACTAAGGAGTGTAAAAAGACATCTTAACACTTCCTTCATGCATTTTTCCTTTAACCTCCAATCAGTTGGCAAAAATAAGGAAACTTTATCATTCTCCCTTAACCATAATATAGTTTataaaattaaaagaattaAAACTTTATTAATTACACTTTGATATTTATCTTTGACTAGCTCATTTTATTGCCCCCTTTTTGGGTCTTACATTTGTAGTAATGGTTCATATATTCTCTTGCACAGCATTTTTCATGTTACTCAccatactattattattattattattattattattattattattattattattattattattatatgataaTGAGATATGCATGTGGGGGTGTGTGCTGTTAGTCAGAGTAAATTGTCAAAGTTCACAACAGTAATGAGATGTATAAATCCATAATTCTGTCAAAATTAGGCTATTTTCGTAGTATATTCGTGCAGAAGGTTAAACAAAGACTgctgtgacatgacaaacaataaagCTTGAATCATGACTCAAAAGGGGAAAAACAAGAAATCGATGCaggaagaaacaaaacaaactacataaaagaaaatgaagtcATTTTAAAGATGACAGATAGTTCTCTATAAAACTGGTTTTGTGTCTCTGAAGTTTATCTGTCCTTTCTCGCTCCTCTATctcttgtttttatctttttgtctctctgaAGTTCTTTGTGACAAAGATCTTTGTCAAAATCGGATTTAAACTGCTCTGATTCTGCCAGAACTACACTCGATTAAATCGATTTAAAATGTTTGACTCGGCCGAAGAACGGATATACTAAAAACACGAGTTCTTAAAGAACCTAAGTACAACCTCATAACTGGTGTCTTACATACACACTTTTTATTCAGCGCCACCAacatgttgacatttttgtcaagaGTGAACCATGTAGCATTTGTTCTGCTGAACTTGGTAAACATACCTGCTTTCAAAAACCAAAGTACTGGACCACTTTAaactttgacctgatgatggcgctataTGAAATGTCAGAGGCTCTCCAAAGTTAGGAGAACATGAATGTGTGAACAGAATTTCACGGCAATGCATCCAATATATATTATTCATtctataaaaaagtaatttcctTTGCAATAATCTGCTTTTGTTAATCTACACATATAGCACATGTTCCTTTCTCTTTTTATGTATGTCTTaaacaaggtttttttttctacgTCCTCCCACCTTGTGAAGTCGATGCGGATGTCGGCCATCCCACTGTGGATCTCGGTGAAGGTGAGCGGGGTGACGTCGCTCCAGATTTTCAACGCTTCCCGAAAGACACGTCGAACCTTTTCCTCACCTATCTGCCAGGGAAAACGGACGATCCTGCGGGAGATCAATGCAGGTGtcagacacaaacgcacacaaacccacacaggATGTACAGTATAGTAGCAGAGAGGGACCACCGGCCTTGCATGCCTCCCTCTAATCTGATATCTGCAGCACGGAGGTGTGCTGTTTCTGATGCCCTTAGGCTCGCTAACAAAACACAGCATTACTGTCTCCCTTCTTTTCCCTTTAGATAAAACCACCCAGTGTGATAACTGAGAAAAAGAATAGAAACCTCCTTATCTTACCATCAGGTCTCAAACACTTCATTAATTATAGGCTACACAGTATTCAAGGGTGTCCTGATGACCTGAATATCGGCAAAGTCTGACTTCCTCTGTGTACATATTTATGTTTGATTGGTGTGAATGTATAAAGTTTAAGGTAGGATTTAAACAGCGTTCCTACTGCCAGCAGCCTTTCTTCCTGGTTTGACAACAGCTTTCAAAATCTTAATGTCACCAAGACCGAGGAGCTGTGTGTAGGAGGCAAAAGGAGAGAAGGCAGCGCAGATCCTACCTACAAGCCATTCAGTATGAAGGGCCAGAAAGTAGAACAGATCACACACTTATCTGAGAACAGTAATAGAACATGAACTCACTTCCCAGGACAATGTCAACTACAGCTACAAGAAAAGCAAAACAGCGCCTCGCTCTTCATAGGAAACTGAGGAGCTTTAACCCCAGCCAGCTCATCCTGTCCATGGTCTGCAAatcattagtctatatccacgacgttccacttctgggattgctccggtgctggcagaaattccgccggatatCTTtctttttcggccggatgttcGTTTCCGCTtcttttgtgttggaattttaaactcccatcaatgaggactatggttaactgctcctcagatctctgcagggtaaatccagacagctagctagactatctgtccaatctgagttttctgttgcacgacctttgaacgtacacatgttccaccaaaacaagttccttccagaggctattttgcagaggcaccgtggctctgtccggtgcttagcgcctcccaagacgattgtgattggtttaaagaaacgctaataaaccagagcaggtttttctcccatcccggaatgctgtgtggactagccagacccacctctgcagagctgtggaggaaggtctggcaatgcgagactagcaaaTCATTAACAGAGAGTTCTCACATTTAACATTGTCTCATGGTATGGAAACCTCCCATTAACCTGAGACAAAGAACTTCAACTCcaggggccctatcttgcactcagcgcaattgacttGGTACACCgatgcatgtatcattcctattatgcacccgacgcacagctgacttttccctccacagactcacGTCGGTAAAATTAGAGAATGAACCTGCGCTTCCGGGGgcagttcagcgaaaagaggaggcgtgttccggcgcaaacgttccctggtgctattttgcagtttcagaaaacagttctgccacagaccaggaaaaacctggtttaATGTCAGTGGcgcattattcagatgctattttaagggcgcatgcttggccgtaATGTAGAGTGTATATACTTTGCTTATCTCATCTCATGGGCCCAGCAGTTCCCaattttgcaaaccatacataaatacaaggaaacatgtgaccttgttttacacatttccatgaatcatataaaatattagaggacttaaggagatgtgatgttgaactgc contains:
- the mmp11a gene encoding stromelysin-3 is translated as MRTSLVVCCCVLALQCLQSTLCLPVRGSSRYKVAPVSEKFPDLKKRGKVPHAQDLVKEMTNTSNTWNRPRCGVPDYPAHKEVHYRGRQRRFVLYGGRLEKTDLTYRIVRFPWQIGEEKVRRVFREALKIWSDVTPLTFTEIHSGMADIRIDFTRYWHGDNLPFDGPGGILAHAFFPKTHRQGDVHFDYDESWTLGNHMGTDLLQVAAHEFGHVLGLQHSSEPGAIMSAYYSFSYPLRLSVDDKRGIQYLYGAHPQVLPSPPPPPPPPSNPETNEILQNPDACQTDFDAVSIIRGELFFFKSGYVWRIRDGHLQSGYPALASRHWRGIPDNIDAAFEDKSGNIWFFQGENYWVFDAETQIRGPESIRSLGLSVSGIQAALRWGDDSNYNTYFFKSGSYWRFSARENRVESVYPRSMQDWSGIPDDVDATFSDVYGYAHFIRGRQYWKFDPVGMNSLEGYPRYVGMDFFGCRNV